The following nucleotide sequence is from Psychroserpens sp. Hel_I_66.
TTCTAGAATTCGTAAGCAAGGGTTTAGAATTCGTCTAAGATTTGTATTTTAAGGAATGAAAATAACGTTAATATCTATAAATTATGCTAATACGGTTTCTGTTTTACGATTGATTTGAGATGTGCATCTTCTCATAAGCTAGTTTTATTTGAGCCTCACCATACGTTCTTTCTAATCGTCTTATAGTAAAGTGAGCTGTGGCCATTTTTTGAAAATGATTTACAAAAACATAATTTAGGCCTCCACCGCCAATGGCTCCAACGACAGGTAGAGCCTGAGCCAAAAATTTCTCGCTAATTAATAGACTTAATCTAGTTGCAATTTTAGAAACAAAATTACTTAACGCGCCAGAGCCTAGAGTTCCTGCTCCTTTTACTAAAGCATCCAATCCTAGTTTTACACCAGATGTAGATACATTGTTTAAAGCAGAGTTAATGGCAATACGCGTTGTGTAATAGCTCATTTCCAAATCATCATCATCCTTAGATTCTCCACCAAGAGCAAACACTTGCAGACATGCCATTTGACCTTCTAACGTATAAATATCTTCTCCTTCACTGC
It contains:
- a CDS encoding EcsC family protein; translation: MKLTTNPISPEDLQALKEAKSNMLNISWTMRNVNKIGDTVDTGLNFVPEKFVLKLQNITKSALLKVIKANLLTIQKNKTFKKPSKTTYKAIVTSTGALSGFFGATTGFGTAIFASELTLTTKFLMRTIMDIARSEGEDIYTLEGQMACLQVFALGGESKDDDDLEMSYYTTRIAINSALNNVSTSGVKLGLDALVKGAGTLGSGALSNFVSKIATRLSLLISEKFLAQALPVVGAIGGGGLNYVFVNHFQKMATAHFTIRRLERTYGEAQIKLAYEKMHISNQS